The following are encoded together in the Variovorax sp. PBS-H4 genome:
- the mog gene encoding molybdopterin adenylyltransferase: MTHNPYDPVRIGIVSISDRASSGVYEDKGLPALQEWLRRALRNPIDFKPRLIPDEQSAISAALIELVDAGCSLVLTTGGTGPALRDVTPEATLAIAHKEMPGFGEQMRQISLRFVPTAILSRQVAVIRDKSLIINLPGQPKSIAETLEGLKNPDGTQVVPGIFAAVPYCIDLIGGSYLETDEAVCKAFRPKSAIRPSPP; this comes from the coding sequence ATGACCCACAACCCCTACGACCCGGTGCGCATCGGCATCGTCTCGATCAGCGATCGCGCGTCGAGCGGCGTGTACGAGGACAAGGGCCTGCCCGCCCTGCAGGAATGGCTGCGGCGCGCGCTGCGCAATCCCATCGATTTCAAGCCCCGGCTGATCCCCGACGAGCAATCCGCCATCAGCGCCGCGCTGATCGAACTGGTCGACGCCGGCTGCTCGCTGGTGCTGACCACCGGCGGCACCGGTCCGGCCTTGCGCGACGTGACGCCCGAGGCCACGTTGGCCATCGCCCACAAGGAGATGCCGGGCTTCGGCGAACAGATGCGCCAGATCAGCCTGCGCTTCGTGCCGACGGCCATCCTGTCGCGGCAAGTGGCGGTGATCCGTGACAAGAGCCTGATCATCAACCTGCCGGGACAGCCGAAATCCATCGCCGAAACGCTGGAAGGGCTCAAGAACCCTGACGGCACGCAGGTGGTGCCCGGCATCTTCGCGGCGGTGCCCTACTGCATCGACCTGATCGGCGGCTCGTATCTTGAAACCGACGAGGCGGTCTGCAAGGCCTTCAGGCCGAAGTCGGCGATCCGTCCTTCACCGCCCTGA
- the yjgA gene encoding ribosome biogenesis factor YjgA, whose product MSRKPKKGYFVRGTFVAEGSELDLELKRELKGSDAASKTDLKRESTELQALGEALLGLRAGLFDKLELGDKLRDAIAEAKRITNFEGKRRQMQFIGKLMRGLDTATLDAIRAALDEQNRGPAQETAMLHEAERWRDRLIADDDALGNWIDTHPGTDAQQLRALVRQARKDRKDGPPGEAPRQGKAYRELFQLLRAELEPHDASADADAAATQAREEDA is encoded by the coding sequence ATGTCCCGCAAACCCAAGAAAGGCTACTTCGTCCGCGGCACCTTTGTCGCCGAAGGCAGCGAACTCGACCTCGAGCTCAAACGCGAGCTCAAAGGCAGCGACGCAGCAAGCAAGACCGACCTCAAGCGCGAGAGCACCGAACTGCAGGCGCTGGGCGAAGCCCTGCTGGGCCTGCGCGCCGGCCTGTTCGACAAGCTCGAGCTTGGCGACAAGCTGCGCGACGCCATCGCCGAAGCCAAGCGCATCACCAACTTCGAGGGCAAGCGGCGCCAGATGCAGTTCATCGGCAAGCTGATGCGCGGCCTCGACACCGCGACGCTCGATGCCATCCGTGCAGCGCTCGACGAGCAGAACCGCGGCCCGGCGCAAGAAACCGCGATGCTGCACGAGGCCGAGCGCTGGCGTGACCGGCTGATCGCGGACGACGACGCGCTGGGCAACTGGATCGACACCCATCCGGGCACCGACGCGCAGCAGCTGCGCGCGCTGGTGCGACAGGCGCGCAAGGACCGCAAGGACGGCCCGCCCGGGGAGGCGCCGCGCCAGGGCAAGGCCTACCGCGAGCTGTTCCAGTTGCTGCGCGCCGAGCTTGAACCCCATGACGCCTCGGCCGATGCAGACGCAGCCGCCACGCAGGCGCGAGAGGAAGACGCATGA
- the pmbA gene encoding metalloprotease PmbA, whose translation MSTSSSRADSGFAYSRSFFENLVDSALAHARKLGATDAGAEASEGCGLSVSVRKGELENVERNRDKSLGVTVYVGHRRGNASTSDFSDVAIAQTVQAAYDIARFTAEDPVSGLPDEADIATEQPDLDLFHPWDVSSEQAAALALECEAAALSTDKRITNSEGAGVSAQQSHFFSAHTRGFRGGYASSRHSISVAPIAGKGNDMQRDAWYSSMRSAEELASPEAVGRYAAERALSRLKSRKIKTTECPVLFESPLAAGLLGGLVQATSGGALYRKSSFLLDSLGKPVLPSHIDVLEDPHIPRGKGSSPFDDEGVATRKRKVVDGGRLEGYFLSTYSARKLGMKTTGNAGGSHNLTLSSRKTKKSDDLDAMLAKLGTGLFVIELMGQGVNYVTGDYSRGASGFWVENGKIAFPVQEITIAGNLKTMLMGIEAVGADAYNYGAKTTGSVLVNRMKVAGS comes from the coding sequence ATGAGCACCTCTTCCTCGCGCGCCGACTCCGGCTTCGCCTACAGCCGTTCCTTCTTCGAAAACCTGGTCGACTCGGCCCTGGCGCATGCCAGGAAGCTCGGCGCCACCGACGCCGGCGCGGAGGCCTCCGAGGGCTGCGGCCTCAGCGTCTCCGTGCGCAAGGGCGAGCTCGAGAACGTCGAGCGCAACCGCGACAAGTCGCTGGGTGTCACGGTCTACGTGGGCCACCGCCGCGGCAATGCCAGCACCTCCGATTTTTCGGATGTGGCGATCGCGCAGACGGTGCAAGCCGCCTACGACATCGCGCGGTTCACGGCAGAGGACCCGGTCAGCGGCCTCCCCGACGAGGCCGATATCGCGACCGAGCAGCCCGACCTGGACCTGTTCCATCCCTGGGACGTCAGCAGCGAGCAGGCCGCCGCATTGGCGCTGGAATGCGAGGCAGCGGCCTTGTCGACGGACAAGCGCATCACCAACAGCGAAGGCGCCGGCGTCTCGGCGCAGCAAAGCCATTTCTTCAGTGCCCATACCCGGGGGTTCCGCGGCGGGTATGCGAGCTCGCGGCATTCGATATCGGTGGCGCCGATCGCGGGCAAGGGCAATGACATGCAGCGCGATGCGTGGTACAGCTCGATGCGCTCGGCCGAGGAACTCGCGAGTCCCGAGGCCGTGGGGCGCTATGCCGCCGAGCGCGCTCTGAGCCGCTTGAAGTCGCGCAAGATCAAGACCACCGAGTGTCCGGTGCTGTTCGAGTCGCCCCTGGCCGCGGGGTTGCTGGGTGGCCTGGTGCAGGCCACCAGCGGCGGCGCCCTCTACCGCAAGAGCAGCTTCCTGCTCGATTCGCTGGGCAAGCCGGTGCTGCCCTCGCACATCGACGTGCTGGAAGACCCGCACATCCCGCGCGGCAAGGGCAGTTCGCCCTTCGACGACGAAGGGGTGGCGACTCGCAAGCGCAAGGTGGTGGACGGTGGCCGGCTCGAAGGCTACTTCCTGAGCACCTACTCCGCGCGCAAGCTGGGCATGAAGACCACCGGCAATGCCGGCGGTTCGCACAACCTCACGCTGAGCTCGCGCAAGACGAAGAAGAGCGACGACCTCGACGCCATGCTCGCCAAGCTGGGCACCGGCCTGTTCGTGATCGAGCTGATGGGGCAGGGCGTCAATTACGTGACGGGCGACTACTCGCGCGGCGCGAGCGGCTTCTGGGTCGAGAACGGGAAGATCGCCTTCCCTGTGCAGGAGATCACCATCGCCGGCAACCTGAAGACGATGCTCATGGGCATCGAGGCGGTGGGTGCCGACGCCTACAACTACGGCGCCAAGACCACGGGCTCGGTGCTGGTCAACCGGATGAAGGTGGCCGGCAGCTAG
- a CDS encoding GatB/YqeY domain-containing protein: protein MSLKDQITEDMKTAMRAKDSERLGTIRLLLAALKQKEVDERIELDDAMVVAIVDKLVKQRKDSVTAFTQGGRADLADKEAAEIKVLEVYLPQRMGAEEIAAEVKAIVAELGAKGPGDMGKVMGAVKTRLAGKADMGLVSAAVKAVLSGA from the coding sequence ATGAGCCTCAAGGACCAGATCACCGAAGACATGAAGACCGCCATGCGCGCCAAGGACTCGGAGCGCCTGGGCACCATTCGCCTGTTGTTGGCCGCCCTCAAGCAGAAGGAAGTCGACGAGCGCATCGAGCTGGACGACGCGATGGTCGTCGCCATCGTCGACAAGCTGGTGAAGCAGCGCAAGGACTCGGTCACCGCCTTCACCCAGGGCGGCCGCGCCGATCTGGCCGACAAGGAAGCCGCCGAGATCAAGGTGCTGGAGGTCTACCTGCCGCAGCGCATGGGGGCCGAGGAGATCGCGGCCGAGGTCAAGGCCATCGTGGCAGAACTCGGCGCCAAGGGACCTGGCGACATGGGCAAGGTAATGGGCGCCGTCAAGACCCGCCTGGCGGGCAAGGCCGACATGGGCCTGGTCAGCGCCGCCGTCAAGGCCGTGCTTTCGGGCGCCTGA
- the rpsU gene encoding 30S ribosomal protein S21 translates to MTTIRVKENEPFDVALRRFKRTIEKLGLLTDLRAREFYEKPTAERKRKKAAAVKRHYKRVRSMQLPKKLY, encoded by the coding sequence ATGACCACTATCCGCGTTAAAGAAAACGAGCCCTTCGACGTCGCGCTTCGCCGCTTCAAGCGCACCATCGAAAAGCTCGGCCTGCTGACCGACCTGCGCGCCCGCGAGTTCTATGAAAAGCCGACCGCCGAGCGCAAGCGCAAGAAGGCAGCCGCGGTCAAGCGCCACTACAAGCGTGTGCGCAGCATGCAGCTCCCCAAGAAGCTGTACTGA
- a CDS encoding NAD(P)/FAD-dependent oxidoreductase: MGGSSTFDAIVVGAGAAGLFCAGLAGQRGLKVLLIDHAERIAEKIRISGGGRANFTNRDLDVRAPQRHFIGENPNFCRSALSRYTPQQFIELVQRHGIAFHEKHRGQLFCDGSSQQIIDMLLAECAAGGVTHWQPCSIDEIAFAPDEGYRLKTRRGEVRAPRLVVATGGLSIPQIGASDFGYRLATQFGLRVVPPRPALVPLTFGGEAWAPYADLAGLALPVQIATGSKKTRTVFLEDLLFTHRGLSGPAVLQISSYWQPGSPLDVDFAPGVDVQAALADAKQRSRKRIANELAGLVPARLADAWVKQDSALQRPINEAADRALAALAERIARWQITPSGTEGYKKAEVTAGGVDTRDLSSQTMESKQPGLYFIGEVVDVTGWLGGYNFQWAWASAHACAQALALRSDQAIMPG; the protein is encoded by the coding sequence ATGGGGGGATCGAGCACATTCGACGCAATCGTCGTCGGTGCGGGCGCAGCAGGACTGTTCTGCGCGGGGCTCGCGGGCCAACGCGGCCTGAAGGTGCTGCTGATCGACCACGCCGAACGCATCGCGGAAAAGATCCGGATCTCCGGAGGCGGGCGCGCAAACTTCACCAACCGCGACCTGGACGTGCGCGCGCCGCAGCGCCATTTCATCGGCGAGAACCCGAACTTCTGCCGCTCGGCGCTCTCGCGCTACACCCCGCAGCAGTTCATCGAACTGGTTCAGCGCCACGGCATCGCCTTCCATGAAAAGCACAGGGGACAGCTCTTCTGCGATGGTTCGTCGCAGCAGATCATCGACATGCTGCTGGCAGAGTGCGCGGCAGGGGGTGTGACGCACTGGCAGCCGTGCAGCATCGACGAGATCGCCTTCGCACCGGACGAGGGCTATCGCCTGAAGACTCGCCGCGGCGAGGTGCGTGCGCCGCGATTGGTGGTGGCGACCGGCGGCCTTTCGATTCCCCAGATCGGCGCGAGCGACTTCGGCTACCGGCTGGCGACTCAGTTCGGCCTGCGCGTGGTCCCGCCGCGCCCTGCCCTGGTCCCCTTGACCTTCGGCGGCGAAGCCTGGGCGCCCTACGCCGACCTCGCCGGCCTCGCACTGCCGGTGCAGATCGCGACCGGGAGCAAGAAGACGCGTACGGTCTTCCTCGAGGACCTGCTCTTCACCCATCGCGGGCTTTCCGGCCCGGCAGTGCTGCAGATATCGAGCTACTGGCAGCCGGGCTCACCGCTCGACGTCGACTTCGCGCCCGGCGTGGACGTGCAGGCAGCGCTGGCCGACGCCAAGCAGCGATCGCGCAAGCGCATTGCCAACGAGCTCGCCGGGCTGGTGCCGGCACGGCTGGCCGACGCCTGGGTGAAACAGGACTCGGCGCTGCAGCGTCCGATCAACGAGGCGGCCGACCGGGCGCTCGCGGCGCTCGCCGAGCGCATCGCCCGCTGGCAGATCACGCCGAGCGGGACCGAGGGCTACAAGAAAGCGGAAGTCACGGCCGGCGGCGTCGACACCCGCGACCTGTCCTCGCAGACCATGGAATCGAAGCAGCCGGGCCTTTATTTCATCGGCGAGGTGGTGGACGTCACCGGCTGGCTGGGCGGCTACAACTTTCAGTGGGCCTGGGCCAGCGCGCATGCCTGTGCGCAGGCACTGGCACTGCGCAGTGATCAGGCTATAATGCCCGGCTAA
- a CDS encoding sterol desaturase family protein, whose product MLELEKLNEFVESHGELQRGRGLVTGTIALSLGILCLLGVLVFHFPQYLSTPELRRSYNVDVMRMVLLAAMVVAGGLALVNIIFNRSRWLSAFAFLLVVAAALLGGHKVPVNDFADNTPYIGLDWFILDLLGSSLIFIFIEKLFAHRKEQPVFRAEWQTDFHHFVVNHMIVGFVLLATNLLVHKLFGWAANDGIRGWVAGLPFWAGLLLIILVADLVQYWTHRAYHEVPLLWRLHAVHHSVKSMDWLAGSRQHILELLITRTLVLAPIYVLGFSKEVIDAYIVVVGFQAVFNHANVSVRLGPLRYVIVTPNFHHWHHSQDDEAIDKNYAAHYAFLDYLFGTAVKSTRLWPERYGVVGDYVPNGFLKQLKFPFLWKG is encoded by the coding sequence ATGCTGGAACTCGAGAAACTCAACGAATTCGTCGAGAGCCACGGCGAGTTGCAGCGCGGCCGCGGCCTGGTCACCGGCACCATTGCGCTGTCGCTGGGCATCCTCTGCCTCCTGGGCGTGCTGGTCTTCCACTTCCCGCAATACCTGAGCACGCCCGAGCTGCGCCGCAGCTACAACGTCGACGTGATGCGCATGGTGCTGCTTGCGGCCATGGTGGTCGCCGGTGGGCTGGCGCTGGTCAACATCATCTTCAACCGCTCGCGCTGGCTCTCCGCCTTCGCCTTCCTGCTGGTGGTGGCCGCGGCGCTGCTGGGCGGGCACAAGGTGCCGGTCAACGACTTCGCGGACAACACGCCCTACATCGGGCTCGACTGGTTCATCCTCGACCTGCTGGGCTCCTCGCTGATCTTCATCTTCATCGAGAAGCTGTTCGCCCACCGCAAGGAGCAGCCGGTGTTCCGCGCCGAGTGGCAGACCGATTTCCACCACTTCGTGGTCAACCACATGATCGTGGGCTTCGTGCTGTTGGCCACCAACCTGCTGGTGCACAAGCTCTTCGGCTGGGCGGCCAACGACGGAATTCGCGGGTGGGTCGCGGGGCTGCCCTTCTGGGCCGGGCTGCTGCTGATCATCCTGGTGGCCGACCTGGTGCAGTACTGGACGCACCGCGCCTACCACGAGGTGCCGCTGCTGTGGCGCCTGCATGCAGTGCACCACAGCGTGAAGAGCATGGACTGGCTGGCCGGCTCGCGCCAGCACATCCTCGAATTGCTGATCACCCGCACGCTGGTGCTGGCGCCGATCTACGTGCTGGGCTTCAGCAAGGAAGTCATCGACGCCTACATCGTGGTGGTGGGCTTCCAGGCCGTGTTCAACCATGCCAACGTGAGCGTGAGGCTCGGGCCGCTGCGCTATGTGATCGTCACCCCTAACTTCCACCACTGGCACCACAGCCAGGACGACGAGGCGATCGACAAGAACTACGCGGCCCACTATGCCTTCCTCGACTATCTCTTCGGTACGGCGGTGAAGAGCACCCGCCTCTGGCCTGAGCGCTATGGCGTGGTGGGCGACTACGTGCCGAACGGCTTCCTGAAGCAGCTGAAGTTTCCGTTCCTGTGGAAGGGCTGA
- the cobA gene encoding uroporphyrinogen-III C-methyltransferase yields the protein MSLLSFSQGSCTLVGAGPGDPELLTIKAVKAIQAATVLLVDDLVSDEILASYARPGARIVHVGKRGGCKSTPQAFIERLMITAVREGETVVRLKGGDPFIFGRGGEEVEHLREEGIEVRVINGITAGLAAVTALGVPLTHRDHAQGVVFVTGHAKTGHAAHEHPTDWRQLAATARDAHLTLVIYMGVAGVAHIQHELLRGLGGDTPVAVIQHASLPQQRHVVTTLQRLPLDLAAAGLGSPAVIVVGDVLRGLAAAGLPATRFGT from the coding sequence ATGAGCCTTCTTTCCTTTTCCCAAGGCAGTTGCACACTGGTCGGCGCCGGCCCCGGCGACCCCGAACTGCTGACGATCAAGGCCGTCAAGGCCATCCAGGCCGCGACGGTGCTGCTGGTCGATGACCTGGTGAGCGACGAGATCCTGGCCAGCTACGCGCGGCCCGGCGCGCGCATCGTCCATGTGGGCAAGCGAGGCGGCTGCAAGAGCACGCCGCAGGCCTTCATCGAGCGACTCATGATCACGGCGGTGCGCGAGGGCGAGACCGTGGTGCGCCTCAAGGGCGGCGATCCCTTCATCTTCGGCCGCGGCGGCGAGGAGGTGGAGCACTTGCGCGAGGAAGGCATCGAGGTGCGGGTGATCAACGGCATCACGGCGGGCCTCGCGGCCGTCACCGCACTGGGCGTGCCGCTCACGCACCGCGATCACGCGCAGGGCGTGGTCTTCGTAACCGGGCATGCCAAGACCGGGCACGCGGCCCACGAGCACCCCACCGACTGGCGCCAGTTGGCTGCGACAGCGCGCGACGCGCATCTCACGCTCGTGATCTACATGGGCGTGGCGGGGGTCGCGCACATCCAGCACGAGCTGCTGCGCGGCCTCGGGGGCGATACGCCGGTGGCGGTGATCCAGCACGCCAGCCTGCCGCAGCAGCGCCACGTCGTGACCACGCTTCAGCGTCTGCCGCTGGACCTGGCGGCCGCCGGACTGGGCAGCCCTGCCGTGATCGTGGTGGGCGACGTGCTGCGCGGCCTGGCGGCTGCGGGCCTGCCGGCCACGCGATTCGGCACCTGA
- the ybiB gene encoding DNA-binding protein YbiB: protein MGISHYIKEIGRGARGAKPLDREQARDLFGQVLDGSVTDLEIGAFCLAMRIKGETPEEMAGFLDATHARLARFPATGRPLVVLPSYNGARRLPVLTPLLALLLAREGLPVLVHGAATESSRVLASNVLGALGVQPVERVRPIAAGEVVFAPTGLLSPGLKRLLDVRRVVGLRNPAHSVVKLMQPCEGDCVVVGSYTHPAYAESMAATFELLGMNALLSRGLEGESVADPRRTAQVDGFVRGRRIPLQAQQPGTQSEVPGLPTEIDVQTTADYTRRVLDGMTPAPAAINQQVQQVLQLTRDVERA from the coding sequence ATGGGAATCAGCCACTACATCAAGGAAATCGGCCGGGGCGCGCGCGGCGCGAAGCCGCTCGACCGCGAGCAGGCCCGCGACCTCTTCGGCCAGGTGCTCGACGGCAGCGTGACCGACCTGGAGATCGGCGCCTTCTGCCTGGCCATGCGCATCAAGGGCGAGACGCCCGAGGAGATGGCGGGCTTTCTCGATGCGACCCACGCCCGGCTCGCGCGCTTCCCGGCCACCGGCCGGCCGCTGGTGGTGCTGCCCAGCTACAACGGCGCACGCCGTCTGCCCGTGCTCACGCCGCTGCTGGCGCTGCTGCTGGCGCGTGAAGGCTTGCCCGTACTGGTGCACGGCGCGGCCACAGAATCGTCGCGGGTGCTGGCCTCCAACGTGCTCGGCGCACTCGGCGTGCAGCCGGTCGAGCGCGTGCGGCCCATCGCCGCCGGCGAGGTGGTGTTCGCGCCGACCGGCCTGCTCAGCCCCGGCCTCAAGCGCCTGCTCGACGTGCGCCGCGTGGTCGGCCTTCGCAATCCAGCCCACAGCGTGGTCAAACTGATGCAGCCCTGCGAAGGCGATTGCGTCGTCGTCGGCAGCTACACGCACCCGGCCTACGCGGAATCGATGGCCGCCACCTTCGAGCTGCTCGGCATGAACGCACTGCTGTCGCGCGGGCTCGAGGGCGAGAGCGTGGCCGATCCGCGCCGCACCGCGCAGGTCGACGGCTTCGTGCGCGGGCGGCGCATTCCACTGCAGGCGCAGCAGCCCGGAACGCAGTCCGAGGTGCCCGGCCTGCCGACGGAAATCGATGTCCAGACCACGGCCGACTACACGCGCCGCGTCCTGGACGGCATGACCCCAGCGCCGGCGGCGATCAATCAGCAGGTGCAACAAGTCCTGCAACTTACCCGAGACGTGGAGCGCGCATGA